In the Hyphomonadaceae bacterium BL14 genome, one interval contains:
- a CDS encoding NADPH:quinone oxidoreductase family protein — protein MRALVCKDFAPYQQLTVEDVAEPALPAGFVMLDVKAAGVNFPDILLVEGKYQMKPELPFIPGMEAAGVVSAVGEGVTGIKTGDRVIAATMLGAFAEKVPVHASQVVPMPASMSFDEGAALTTIYGTSWHALKDRAKLKAGESVLVLGAAGGVGIATVQLAKAAGARVIAAASSDEKLAFCRENGADETINYSTEDLKARVKELTGGKGVDVVYDPVGGDLAEAALRASGWDARYLVIGFASGPIPKIPLNLALLNSRNILGVFWGAWAGRFPRENAGNIKEIFDMFEAGKVRPPVSAGYQLADYAKAFEDLLERRVRGKVVLNP, from the coding sequence ATGCGCGCCCTGGTCTGCAAGGACTTCGCACCCTATCAGCAGCTGACCGTGGAGGATGTGGCCGAGCCTGCTCTGCCGGCAGGCTTCGTCATGCTGGACGTGAAGGCGGCGGGGGTGAACTTCCCCGACATCCTTCTGGTCGAGGGCAAGTATCAGATGAAGCCCGAACTGCCCTTCATCCCCGGCATGGAGGCGGCGGGCGTCGTCAGCGCCGTGGGCGAAGGCGTCACCGGTATCAAGACCGGCGACCGGGTGATCGCCGCGACCATGCTGGGCGCGTTTGCCGAGAAAGTGCCGGTGCATGCCAGCCAGGTCGTGCCCATGCCCGCCTCCATGAGCTTTGACGAGGGTGCGGCACTGACCACCATCTATGGCACGAGCTGGCACGCGCTGAAGGACCGCGCGAAGCTGAAAGCCGGTGAAAGCGTGCTGGTGCTGGGCGCGGCAGGCGGGGTGGGGATCGCCACGGTGCAGCTGGCCAAGGCGGCGGGCGCACGGGTGATCGCGGCAGCCAGTTCGGATGAGAAGCTGGCTTTCTGCCGCGAAAACGGTGCCGACGAGACGATCAACTACTCAACCGAGGACCTCAAGGCGCGGGTCAAGGAGTTGACGGGCGGCAAGGGCGTGGACGTGGTCTATGATCCCGTCGGCGGCGATCTGGCCGAGGCGGCACTGCGTGCGTCTGGCTGGGATGCGCGCTATCTGGTCATCGGTTTTGCATCCGGGCCGATCCCGAAAATCCCGCTCAATCTGGCTCTTCTGAACAGCCGCAATATCCTGGGCGTGTTCTGGGGGGCCTGGGCCGGGCGCTTCCCGCGCGAAAACGCGGGCAATATCAAGGAAATCTTCGACATGTTCGAAGCCGGCAAGGTCCGCCCGCCGGTGTCGGCGGGCTATCAGCTGGCCGATTACGCAAAGGCATTCGAGGACCTGCTGGAGCGCCGGGTGCGGGGCAAGGTCGTGCTGAACCCCTGA